Proteins from a single region of Juglans microcarpa x Juglans regia isolate MS1-56 chromosome 5S, Jm3101_v1.0, whole genome shotgun sequence:
- the LOC121268146 gene encoding EG45-like domain containing protein, producing the protein MSPPPHYLIFSGCLFLLLLQQLFPVFQADDVGTAARYGPPYIPTVCFGNDEGQFPTSNLFASAGEGIWDNGAACGRQYLVRCISAAVQRTCVPGETIQIRIVDRALTSVSRPISKDAATIVLSTTAFGTIANLSATFINIEFQQV; encoded by the exons ATGTCTCCGCCTCCTCATTACTTAATCTTCTCTGGATGCCTATTTCTACTGCTCCTACAACAGCTCTTTCCCGTCTTCCAAGCTGATGATGTTGGCACAGCTGCCCGATACGGCCCTCCGTACATAC CCACAGTTTGTTTTGGAAACGACGAGGGACAGTTCCCGACGAGCAACCTGTTCGCGTCGGCCGGCGAGGGGATATGGGATAATGGTGCTGCTTGCGGGAGACAATACTTGGTGAGGTGCATCAGTGCTGCAGTTCAAAGAACCTGCGTTCCAGGTGAGACCATTCAGATAAGGATTGTGGATCGTGCGCTCACTTCGGTTTCTAGGCCAATATCCAAGGATGCCGCCACCATTGTTCTTTCCACCACTGCATTTGGTACAATCGCCAACCTTTCGGCTACCTTCATCAACATCGAATTCCAACA GGTTTGA
- the LOC121268144 gene encoding receptor-like protein 32: MRIPFFLSIFLIPICSILLGFSIFLVFGQCLDDQKDLLLQLNNSLQFDIASSTKLRYWNQSFDCCLWQGVNCSSEGRVTELDLSSESIKGGLDNSSSLFSLHHLQILSLAYNNFNYSQIPSGFDKLTNLRHLNLSNAGFAGQIPIELSSLRRLVILDLSTLYFPSETPPLKLENPNLEMLVQNFTELIELHLDGVNISEQGNEWCGALSSSLTNLRVLSLSNCNLLGPLDPSLLKLQSLSSIRLDNNNLSAAVPDFFANFTNLMSLRLSYSGLFDTFPEKIFQVPTLEVLDLSNNARLHGSLPDFPQNGYLRTLVLSHTNFSGKLPHSIGNLTMLSRMDFSSCNFSGSIPTTMSNLIQLLYLDMSSNNFIGPIPSFSKAKNLSQINLSHNDLTSQITSTHWQELKNLVNLDLRYNSLNGSIPAPLFSHSSLRTLQLSNNQFSGELNQFPNISSNVLEYLDLSSNNLEGSIPVSVFDLRGLKILSLSSNNFNGSFKLNMIEQLRNLSNLDLSYNNLSIEYNRTDSPSPSFPNITTLKLASSNLKVFPDFLRNQSKLTVLDLSDNEIGGEIPNWIWKLPFLRHLNLSFNNLASLEVSSLNVSSLSILDIRSNRLQGQLPVLPPSATYLDFSRNNFSSVIPANIGVFLSYAYFFSLSSNKFKGSIPASICNATYLQVLDLSNNSFSGMIPECLVGMSTTLGVLNLGRNNLHGMVPDTFSDNCGLQTLDLNGNQLVGHIPKSLANCTRLEVFNIGNNHIEDIFPCHLKNASVLRVLVLRSNNFSRSLGCPGHNATWPMLQILDVASNNFSGEIPIKCIYTWKAMLKTEDETESELNHLRFKVLRFGNFYYQDAVTVTVKGLSMEFVKILTLITSIDVSCNNFVGQIPEAFGGLSSLYVLNLSHNALSGHIPKSVANLTQLESLDLSSNKLTGEIPIQIAENLIFLSFLNLSFNELVGPIPMIKQFSTFLESSYVGNKGLCGFPLEKTCNAGGTPPSAAPKSPETTSYMLIGFDWQFILTGLGFGVGAALFVAPLMFWEKGRRWYNDSTDKIILVILTMMGLSYTGSKDGKLEAEEDIEDDSIEGYDDEDETENDEFRGRYCVFCSKLDISRKRVIHDPKCICRSSPMISSSSSTSSSSS, from the coding sequence ATGAGAATTCCGTTCTTTCTATCGATTTTCTTGATACCCATATGCTCAATTTTGCTCGGCTTCTCGATCTTTCTAGTCTTTGGCCAATGTTTGGACGATCAGAAAGACTTGTTGCTCCAATTGAACAACAGCCTCCAATTCGACATAGCTTCCTCCACAAAACTGAGATACTGGAATCAGAGTTTCGATTGCTGTCTGTGGCAAGGTGTAAATTGCAGCAGCGAGGGACGTGTTACTGAACTCGACCTGAGCAGTGAATCGATCAAGGGTGGACTCGACAATTCCAGCAGCCTCTTCAGTCTTCACCACCTCCAGATTCTAAGTTTGGCATATAACAACTTCAACTATTCTCAGATTCCGTCAGGGTTTGACAAATTGACGAATTTGAGACATTTGAACCTATCAAATGCTGGCTTTGCAGGTCAGATTCCGATTGAGCTTTCGAGTTTGAGAAGGTTGGTTATTCTTGATTTATCTACCCTTTACTTCCCCTCTGAAACTCCTCCACTAAAACTTGAGAATCCAAATTTAGAGATGTTGGTTCAGAACTTTACAGAGCTAATAGAACTTCATCTTGATGGTGTAAACATATCAGAACAAGGGAACGAGTGGTGTGGGGCTTTATCATCATCGCTGACAAATTTGAGGGTATTGAGCTTGTCAAATTGCAATCTTTTAGGCCCTTTGGATCCCTCCTTATTAAAGCTTCAGTCCCTCTCAAGTATTCGTCTGGATAATAACAACTTGTCTGCTGCAGTTCCAGACTTCTTCGCAAATTTCACAAATTTGATGTCCTTGCGTCTCAGTTATAGTGGGTTGTTCGACACATTTCCAGAAAAGATCTTCCAGGTGCCTACACTAGAGGTTCTTGACTTGTCTAATAATGCACGACTTCATGGTTCCTTGCCAGATTTTCCTCAGAATGGGTATCTTCGAACCCTGGTACTTAGCCACACAAATTTCTCGGGAAAATTGCCGCATTCTATCGGTAACCTTACCATGTTGTCTAGAATGGATTTTTCAAGTTGCAATTTCAGCGGATCAATTCCAACTACAATGTCAAATCTTATCCAATTGCTTTATTTGGACATGTCGTCCAACAATTTCATTGGACCAATTCCATCCTTCAGCAAGGCCAAGAATCTGTCTCAAATAAACCTTTCTCATAACGATTTAACTAGTCAGATTACTTCTACTCACTGGCAAGAGCTGAAGAATCTGGTAAACCTTGACTTGCGTTACAATTCTCTGAATGGGAGCATTCCAGCCCCTCTGTTTTCCCATTCATCATTGCGGACTCTGCAACTTTCCAACAACCAATTTTCTGGTGAACTCAATCAATTTCCCAACATTTCTTCTAATGTATTGGAATACCTTGATTTGAGCAGCAACAATTTGGAAGGGTCAATCCCTGTGTCTGTCTTTGATCTTCGAGGTCTTAAGAtcctctcactttcttcaaATAACTTCAATGGCTCTTTCAAGCTAAATATGATCGAGCAGTTGAGAAATCTTTCCAATCTTGATCTTTCCTACAACAACTTATCAATTGAATATAATAGAACTGATTCTCCGTCCCCCTCCTTTCCCAACATTACCACGTTAAAATTGGCTTCCAGCAACTTGAAAGTATTTCCTGATTTTTTGAGAAACCAATCCAAATTAACAGTTCTAGACCTTTCAGATAACGAGATTGGTGGAGAGATACCCAACTGGATATGGAAACTACCTTTTCTTCGCCATTTAAATCTTTCTTTTAACAATTTGGCGAGTCTAGAAGTATCTTCACTCAATGTCTCTTCTCTGAGTATCCTGGACATTCGTTCCAACCGACTCCAAGGGCAACTCCCAGTTCTCCCACCATCTGCCACGTATTTGGATTTCTCAAGGAATAATTTCAGCTCTGTCATACCAGCTAACATTGGTGTCTTCCTTTCATATGcttatttcttctctctttcaagCAATAAATTCAAAGGGAGCATACCTGCATCAATTTGCAATGCAACATACCTCCAAGTTCTAGATCTGTCTAATAATTCCTTCAGTGGCATGATTCCGGAATGTTTGGTTGGGATGAGTACGACTCTTGGGGTGCTGAATCTCGGGAGAAACAATCTCCACGGCATGGTTCCGGATACATTTTCAGACAACTGTGGATTGCAAACTCTAGATCTCAATGGAAACCAGCTTGTAGGGCATATACCTAAATCTTTGGCAAATTGCACAAGGTTGGAGGTCTTTAATATTGGTAACAACCACATTGAGGATATCTTCCCATGTCACTTGAAGAACGCATCCGTATTGCGTGTCCTTGTTTTGCGCTCTAACAACTTTAGCAGGTCCCTTGGTTGTCCAGGGCATAATGCCACTTGGCCCATGCTTCAAATTTTGGATGTAGCTTCGAACAATTTCAGTGGTGAGATTCcaataaaatgcatttataCCTGGAAGGCTATGTTGAAAACTGAAGATGAGACCGAATCAGAGCTCAATCACCTTCGATTTAAAGTCCTGAGATTTGGTAACTTTTATTATCAAGATGCGGTCACAGTTACGGTTAAAGGTTTAAGTATGGAATTTGTGAAGATTCTAACGCTTATCACCTCGATTGACGTTTCCTGCAACAATTTTGTGGGGCAAATACCAGAAGCATTTGGTGGACTCTCATCACTATATGTTCTAAACTTGTCGCATAATGCTCTTTCAGGACATATCCCAAAATCTGTAGCAAATTTGACACAGTTGGAGTCATTGGACTTATCAAGCAATAAGCTTACAGGGGAGATTCCTATACAAATTGcagaaaatcttattttcctttcattccTAAACCTCTCCTTCAATGAACTGGTGGGGCCGATTCCAATGATCAAacaattttctacttttttagAAAGTTCCTACGTAGGAAACAAAGGATTGTGTGGCTTTCCTCTTGAGAAGACTTGCAATGCTGGAGGGACACCACCGTCAGCAGCACCAAAATCTCCAGAAACAACATCATATATGCTGATTGGATTTGATTGGCAGTTCATACTGACTGGGCTTGGCTTTGGGGTAGGAGCAGCATTGTTTGTTGCTCCCCTGATGTTTTGggagaaaggaagaagatggtACAACGATAGCACTGATAAGATTATTCTGGTGATTCTTACAATGATGGGATTGTCTTACACGGGTAGCAAAGATGGCAAGCTTGAGGCAGAGGAAGATATTGAAGATGACAGCATAGAAGgctatgatgatgaagatgaaacGGAAAATGATGAATTTCGAGGGCGATACTGTGTTTTTTGTTCCAAACTTGACATTAGTAGGAAGAGGGTCATCCACGATCCGAAATGTATATGCCGTAGCTCACCTAtgatctcctcctcttcctctacATCCTCGTCTTCTTCATAG